The Aythya fuligula isolate bAytFul2 chromosome 1, bAytFul2.pri, whole genome shotgun sequence nucleotide sequence CTAAGCTTCTTTTTCTGCCTGGAATGCATCCATACTGGGTACTGTCCATGCTCGTCtaggaaagtttttttgtttcgTTTATTACCTATGTCCATTTTGCAgtcatctggaaaagaaaggaatttataGTGAGCAAAATACATGAATCAGTTTCATAGAAGCTATTTTGTTACTAGATTCACAAACATGATAAAAAGATCTCTATACACAACAGTATTTGTGGACAGAGAGATGAAGGCTTTGTACATTGAAAGTGGTTTCCAAGCCAATACAACAGCAACCCAAGAATTTCAACAGCTGATAGTAAATATCAAGAATTTTCCCTAAAGGCCTATGTCTGGGCAAAGCACCTTATTCTTTAGCCTGCCATCTGTTCCAACACTGTGTCTAAAAACGTTGTGTGTGGTCTCCATCAAAAGCTGCAAGCATACAGGAAGCCATAGGCTTACTGAAACATATGTACAATTAAACACTTTTTATGATGTAATGTTTAAGATGCAAGAAAGTTCTAAACGTTAAATTGAGTGGAAGATGAAGACAGGTaaagagaagaataaagagaaaaatctctgaaaaatgcAGGGAACATATAACTTATGAGCCAGCAATGATACATTTGCCTGAAAAAGTGAGCATAGGATCAAGTTCAATACAATTAAGAGGCAAAGAGGACTAATCTCTAGGACCAGGAAGGCTACCTGTGACGTGGTCACTCCTAAGAACAGCATCCTCACCTAGCTAACACCACAAGAACTGGCTCTTTTAGGGAGACAACAAGGCTacaaggaggggggggggcaccttGTTAAGTGTAGATTTGAATAGTACTGTACTATTAAACTTTTGTTTCCAACCTTCCACATGCAATGCTAAAAGCTTTATGATGAGCTTTTACATAGAGGAAGACGACTTTATGTTGTTTGATGTTAGAAGACAAAGTTCATGAGGAAAAGGCCAACACACTGCTTCAACGGTTGAAATGTGCTGACAGTCTACAGGGATCTGCAGCAGTCATGTGCAGGAACCCTAAAGTTGGGATATGAATACCTGTAATCAGCAGAGAATCAGCACAGGGGCTTATTGCTGCCTGCAAAGGGTAAGCAAGACAAAAAGTCCCAGCTCCAGAGATGTCCTGAGACATCAGAGAAACACAAGGGCTTCTTaacactgctgctctgcaaatgCCACGGAAAAGCTGGTCTGTCCCAGCCCAAAGCTCCAGATGTTGGGAGCAAGAGCTAGAACACGGGGGGAAGGAAGGTTCTGAAGAACACAGAACCACACAAACTATTAGTTGACAGTTCAGGTGGCGCTCATATAAATTGCTGCATTAGATGGCGGTACAGATGTGATGCTACAGCATCAGGTTTTTTCTTCTAGTAATAACACGTAAAAGAAAGGATCCACAGCaccaagcagcacagcacaagtCACAACTTGCAAAAATCTATTGAAGAAATAAGCCAGCGCTATTTGATGGCCAAGCTTCCCAAACAGAGCAACAATCAGAGCAAAATAACAGCACAAAGTTACAAACTAGGTTGCATACACACTGGTTTATACAAAACCACTTTGCTTCCAACcaattaatttgtaattttacaTTTAGTTAGGGTACTGTTCAtggatttcttttaaagttaatCCACCcctaaataaaaaacagataaaggaaaaaacatagAACACAACTTTACTTAAGTTTCTTCTCTGGGTTCTTGTCCTGTCATACTATTAAGGTTCATCTGTGACATGAACGGGCTTGTGACTGCAAAAAGGCACTTCCATAATAAATGTCTGCTGCAACATTaactaaatgaagaaatattccTGGACAGAGTATTGGTTGTCTATGTAATGTGACATTTTCATCACTTTGCAATCCCAAGGATGCTGTAGGAATCAGTAAGAGGAGGAAAGTTACTGAACAGTAAAGTGGTCTGAGGATGTAAAGAAAACTTACCAAAAAgattgaaaagagaaaagagagaaaagataaagaaaaggacaaaaaaaaaaagctataaaagcaGTTAATTGCAGCAGACTCAATGGGTATGATTATGTTGAAAAATATGTGCATGCCCATAAAGTTTTAAGAACATctacaaaactgcttttgacTGAAGGCTAGCCAGAccttccattattttttcctaacaacaaaaactaggggaaaaaaaatattctgtagtaTGTTGTGAGAAATACCTTAAGGTAACACAGGAAGATATCCCTAATACATCTACATACTTTCTAAGGCTGGAAAATTATTCACCTGTTGCTTATCTATGGGAAGTATAAATTCTAGATTAAACCTTACACTTCAGTCCTTcataacattttgcaaaaaCGTGAATTTCTTAGCGTCCATAAACCGTTTGTGCTGAAGAGTCCTCTCAAAGATAGCATTATTTCCACAAAACTTACAGCTAAGTATTTCTGAGGCTGCTACCTCTCTGCAGATGCTGCGTGAAATTGGCCACTGCATATAAAAGTTGCCAGCAGATTCGGAAGGGGGTGCAGGAATGACATAACCAGGCACTTGATTCAGAAACTAGGTTTAAGACAGCAATGTTTCCTGCAGCTTCAGCACCAGCAAGCTGATGACGTTccaaatcattttgaaaattcaatCCTAACCATTGTAAGGAACAACTTTTACAGCTGGTTTACAGGACAAATGagaaccacagaaaaaaagctacaaatCATACTCAGTTCTACCCTTAAcaaggtaattattttttatatagcCTCCATTTCCATTTGCAACAGTTTATAGGCTCTGCTGTTCAAATTCGTAATCCTTCTGTGTCTTTCCTAATCCCTGAAGCACTGACAAAACTGCCTGCGTGACTGACAGTCATGACTAGTATTATTTCAAATCCCTACTGTGCTGTCTCAAGAGACTTCTGCATCCCACATAAAAAGCTTATATTGGCAACTTCGTAACAGCTTACACAGCataaactggaaaagaaaaaagggctATGATTTAGTCTGGAGTGCAGTTTTGGAAAGAGGTGGTATCTTTCTGACTCCTGTCCAGGACACAGCTACTTAAAAcctttgtttccatttcctgAACTATTTAAAGATTACATCCTTTCCAAGGAATGGACAGGAAGATGGAATTACCTGTAGGTGGTAATGTCATGCAGTCCTGCACCACGTGTAATGTATTACCAGCATTAAAAAACCAGGGTCCTTGTTACCCATACCAGGgcacaatatatttaaaactgatAAATCACTGCCTATGATAAGGTATCTACAAAATAGTTTTAGCTCCcgctttatacatttttttaacatCCTTAAACTGGAAAAGAAGTTATGTCCTATCTCGAGCTTAACAGCAAAGATGATGCTGTGATTGGAATAAACTGCCAAGGAATCCTTGCTTGCTTAATGCTTTTGCAAAGGGATCTCTGAGGAGCTTTAAATCAAATACTTTAAATCAGATGCTATTAAGCCAGCTCCACAAGCGACTAGATGCAATGCAGAAAGAAGCTAACGTTACCAATGAGCAGATTCATTGACTTAATAGCAAATTTAGGCTTTGGAGGAGAGAGATTTGGCTTTCCAGGCCGACAACACGGAGCAGAACTGATGACGGCGGTGGAAAGCAGAGGAGTAGCAGAAAGCTCCCGGTACATTAGGCTGCTTGCAGGATACGAGCAGgcggggcaggaaggaggagggggggggcggctgcggAGGCCGGGCCGTGCCCGTGCCGCGTGTCCCGCTCCCCgtctcaccctgctgctggcggAGCTCGGCGGGGGGCAGCACGGCCGCCAcctccttcacctcctccaTCACGGCGTCGGCGTCGGCCCGCAGGAGGCTCTTCAGCCTCTCCAGCTCCTTGGGCGcgttcttcttcctcttctccgCCCGCATCTTCCTCCGCCACTTGCTCCGCAGGCTCTTCGCCAtggctgaggggagggaagagggcgCCGTTAGCGCTccgctgccgcccccccccccccccccccaccaacGGCCGTAACGGTCCCAACGgccgcccccaccccccccaccgCTCACCTCAGCCGCGCACGAGGCCGGTGCCCACCCTCGCGCTAGGCCGCTCCCGCCGACTGCGCATGCGCGGGGCGGTGCGCCCCGGAGGAGCATCacgtgacccccccccccgcgggtTCTCCCGTAAGTCTCCGAGCGCGGGGGCAGCACCAAGCGCAGGCTGCGGGCTGCAGTTTATTGGGGGAACGGACACAGAGCGCCAGCGACTGCCTTCAAATGGCTCCAAACACGCAAAGACAGGCAATAAATAATCCTTAATACACCACGAACCCCTTCGTCTTCGTCCCCCGCCAGCTCGTGTAACAATCTGACAGAACATTCCCCCCACACCACACAAAAACTCGAACAAGTTTTAACTTAATAACACATTGCACACGGATAAACTGGGGCTGCCTGTATGCTTTCCACTTGCGATCCCAAAAGCAAACATTCCCAGCACCTACAGAACAGACAGAGGCATTCTAACAGCTTCCTCTGGAACAATCAGAAATTGGCAAACAATTCAATAACAAATTACATTGAGTGCaaattaagtaatttaaaaagtgattgaaaCAGCTACACCACGttaactaaataaaatacatgttctAGACAAGAACTTCAGCAACACGAAAAGCCCTGCCCCCCGAAAAAGAGGGATCAATACTCATGGAATGACAGAGCGACAGAGATTCAGTCTCTTTGTAGATCATCCAAGCCAACGCTATTTAGGTACTGAACTTCATACTTGTGATAATCAACCTCTCTgcctctgattattttttattaaatgccTCCAGTAAACGCAGCAGGTGTAGGAACAGATTGATGATGTCCAAGTAGAGATTGATCGCAGCCAGTATGTACTCTTCGGGGGATAATTTGTGCATCAGCAAATGAGTGTCGTAAATTATAAATCCACAGAAgagaagtgctccagcagcagcaaaaaccaACTCTATCGTCTCACTGTAGAAAAACAGCTGGAggcaaatgaaagagaaaaaaatgtaaatttaattttcttcttaatattaAAATCTCTGCATAAAGATATGCTGCACGTAAAACATGGATAGCTACTGTCTTTTTACTGCTTTATACATACAAATACGATACTACAATGACTCTTCAACATTCTTATTGCACATAGATCCCAGTCATACAATCTCTTAACTAAGTAAAAAGTGTCTTCTCTTAAGAGAAAGCAAGCTCTGGTCTCCAAAACAGTAACACCAGAAgacaaactaaacaaaaaaaaatctgattaaacCAGAAGTCTCCTTCCCATTCTGTCAGACAAGTAGTGCACCTCAGCTGACAGCACTCTTGTCAGTCAGTTCAAACACCACTTTCAAACTAGCAAGAACAGCATCCAACAAAAATCTGAACTAGAAATGAATGGTTAAAAGATTACAAACATCATCTACAACAGTAATGGACCcaggcaggattttttttttattattaggaTATTTCAGagcattcaaaatgttttagttaGATTAGAAGTTAATACACAATTTACGTGAAAGAGTATTTTTTGACCTTGAACGTGAGGTATCTTACCCTCAAGAAACCTGAGAAGATTAAAATCCACAAGCAAGCAAagagcctgaaaaaaataataaaataaaaattaagctgtGAGTGCTAACaataccttttcttttaaattttacttaaaGTCTCTAAATCTCTCTTTGTATAAAACCTCCCCACAATACACTCAGTAAATAAACATCATCAGTTCTTAGATACCAACTGTTTGCTGGCATCAGTggtaaaatttgcttttatagaGCTGTCAAAAGTTACACCCTAAATTTACTGTTATATTTGAAACTGCTCAGTCTCAGTGAAAAATCCAGATAAACTAGTGTAATATGGTTATAAGAATCATTATTGCAATAAGGAGCGCtatgctgaaaataatttcttaccAAGAGAGCAGAACTGCATAAAATCAGTAACTTAAGATAAACAATGCCCTCACCATTCACTTGCAGTAGGTTAGCTTCTATTGACCTGTATTCATTGTTATATCTGCAaagcttgctttaaaaataaaaaaaaactagcttaacaaaacaaaagtcatAGATAAGACAACATACCCCGCTCCGAATTTGCTGAAGTCTCTCTTCGACTGCAAGGTATATGCAGTCAGTCCAAGAAATACAGCAGTAGTGAGAATAAAGGCTTGCAAGACGATGGACACATCGTAGAAACTCACTATAAACCGAAAAAGCAAACTGTCACTTAAAGAACGCTATCCCATGTATTTGCTCAGTTACCTGTTgtggaaattaaatttaaatgttcacagacaagaaaaaatctGAGTTGTTAgcaaaaaaggcaaattatGCCTGAACTTGTCTTTGCACTTCAAGATCACAATCATATGTTACACAGACCTTTGCACTAAGTTTGACGTTTATGGAATATTTGTAGCTTCTTAAATAGAGATAAGAACAATCTTCCAtactcacagaaaaaaaaaaaaaaaaaagaggaaaaaataaaaagtgagctATTTTATGCCTTGATGTGTTAGAACTTTTTGATTAggatgcaggaaggaaaatataagTGGGTGGAGCCTTTTTTCTACCTGACTTCCTCTTTAACCTCATTTCcacaaatgactttttttgacttttgtttttgttttgttttgtttgcaggaGACCTGAAACCACACTGAAGAGGTTTCAGCTTACGATGGAAGCTATAGTGCAAGGTGATAGCACAACTTCTCTGCATACCGCCCTGAGAACAAAGTACAAAACTCTCCAAACTCAAAGCAGTTCCCTCAGAGGACGAAGGAGGAGATGAGGACATTTTACTTGCAGATCAGCTCTGCTGAGAGGTGCCTTCCAGGAATGAGCACTGCTAGCTGTTCTAAAAGAATGGATGGCATAGCTCACTTCAGGTTTATACAATTTCACTCCTGGACAAGACTCCAGCTTCCTCTCTTGATTCCCCAGGTTTTTACTAAACTCATTATCATTCGGAATTGTTAATCATCTTAATATCTCATTTAGGAATCTCAGATGGCAATTAGTAAAACATATTGGATTCATTATTCAATTCATTTAAGGAACCAGAAAATAGGATGGCTATCATTTACCTGTAATAGCAACTGTCAGTGCTTCCAGCAGGGTctacaaaaagtaaaaacaaataattacaatgataaagaaaacaaaacaattggAGACTTCACACGTAATAAGATCCATTATGTAATATAAACCCCGTATGTGTTACATTAGTTCTCCAGTTAAATTTTTATACATTATAACATGCTTGATGTCCAACAAGAAAATGGCAATCGTTCTGTCATCGTGTGCTGGACGTTGCTGTGATACATAAAAATAACGCAACATAACGTGAAAATGAATGACAGACAGCCACTCCAGAAAACTGCCATTAAGGTCTTCTACACAGAGCACACACTGATCTGATCACAGTTCTTACAAACAGCTCAATAGGGCTGTAACATTTCTCAGACCTGCTATTAGAAATGATCTGTTTCCAGCTTTCTGTACACTTTTcaatatttgaaatactttcACTGAACACTCTTAATATCTTATTAGACAGCTAAGTGTCTGTGTCAACTTATTCCTCTCCCCAGTCTGCCACTCATAAAGCTAAGATAAAACCAAATGTACTATTGATGTctgggtcaaaaaaaaaaaaaaaaaaaagaaggtaatttGAATTTAAGTTTcattacaagaaaacaagagaacTATCTATGGCATGAACCAAGAGATCATATCAAAATAACAGCATGTTTAacccatattttttttaaggcaatttATCACATGCAGTTTTTAATCCTTCTATTCCTACACAATGTAATACTTAAAACTGTCATGCCATAAACTGTCACACCACATTTGGTGAAACTATTACTTTACTCCCTGTTACTTTCTGTCCTGAAAGACAGCAGTGAGTCAGGATACAACCCTGTAAcaattaaaagtttttctttgtaagtaAGGGTGGGTTCTGTCTTCCCACTTTATGACAAACACAACTTAGGCAGCTTCTAAAGCATCAAATTCTGATGGTGCTGATGTGACTTCCTTTCATCAGACTGATTTGCTACATAGTCCAAAATACCCAGGAGCAAGTTAGCCCACATCTACAGCTTTGCAACATCAGGAGACTGACATTTGAGGATAGTGTTGTTTGACTTTCCCGTGTTGGaaacattttaagaatttagcatcaaacagaaaacatttaatgaaataaacacatATGGCTGGTTATATTTGGGCCTGTCCTCGAGGTTGTCCATTGAACAAATATGGCAACAGGAATGGTCCCCTTCTTTGCTATTGAGCAGTTGCACAGAAATTAACAGAACAataatatacacatacataacatatacacacaaacacacatacatatatagaagtaaaaaaataagggggggaaggaaaggaaaaaagcttgcTCAATCTGATTTCAAGCTCTAACGTTCTTCCTGAAAATGTGGTAAAAGAAATCTGAACTGGAGGCTATCTAGAAACAACCTGTGAATAGAACCTCCAAAAATACCCTACATACTCATAAAATTTTGAGTTATCTTCCAAGGAATACAAGAAAAATTAGCTACTACTAGCTTGATTTAAGGAGTTCATCAAAATCGAAGATGTTCTAAGGActactgaaattaaatgtataaatacTTACAAATCCAAAAAGTAGGTATAAATTAACAGGATGCTGGTGTCTGTAGAGCGTCAGTGCTAAGATTATAGCCAAAGATCCAAATACAGATATCAAAAGCAAGGCAGGCCTgtaaagtttcattaaaaaaaaaaaaaaaaaaaggtcatcaaaattaagataaaatactTGGTAGACATTAAAAACggtttatataaaacaaacttttaaagtGATCACCTACACAAAGATACTGCTCCGTAAATCCATAGTAAACGTAAAGCAAGTCTTACAATAAAACTGTTCTTAAACATATCACCATAGACAATCAGTTAAAAATAGTACGGCCACAAATAACAATAGTTTTTTCATGCTGAAGCTATAGATTGCCCAGGAATTCATCAAGtgtatgaagagaaaaatctatcTGAACTCAACTAACAGTTTTAAAGTATATGTAATACTTTGTATATTAAGAATTCCAgggaattgttttatttatttatttatttatttggtaggtttttttaattaagcacATGAATCCAACAAACATGAGCACTAACCATGCCAAAGAAAACCAGGACTGACTGGCAAATATAGCTATAATTAAATCATTCAAGAAGCCCTCCTAGCAAAAACTAGActaaaatcaaacacaaaatcACAACAGGTCTAACTGAGCaggatgattaaaaaaaaaaaaaagatttaattataAAACTGTAGTCTTACAACATCTGCTGTATATAATACAGCTTATACAGGAACTCATATAGTACTAGATCCTCCTTTTTTATTAGGGCTATAAAGCgaaagtaaaagcaaagcttGCAAGTGcacttggaagaaaacagaaactggactcagtgctttcttcctttccccagttATTCTTTTCTCCTATTTTCACCACAGTTTGATTTTgagacttgtttttttctcatgcaaatTATGAGGCAAAAAACTAAACCCATAGGAATTTTAAAAGACTAATTTTCAggagacaaagaaacaaacaaatcaaaaaaaaaaccacaccaaagAGTGGGGGAGGAGTGAGAGGATTAAGAAATGATTCAGCTTTTTGGAACTAATACACATAAACAACAACATACCAAATAGATTCTAAGAGCAGATATTTAGActataaaacaagaaatatcaATAATTCAGATGTTCCACACTAATATATAGCTTTTCATAATGCAAATAAACACTATTACTAACGTACtgattaaaataacttttaataacAGCagttgaaatacattttaataataaactacagagaaaaatgtcagaagaaaagTTATGCCATAATTAGGTTACAAATTTTCTATTATAGAATCACAACACTGTGTGATCAGGCATACAGGAGTGCTCCAGAGCAACTACATAAACTAAACACACTGATACACACTGTGATTTCATTTTAGTATTTACCTTTCATGAACAAATGCCTGTACTCCAGTAGAGTACAGAAAAATTGCAGATGTGACCGTGGTCAAAAGAACTTGAATGGAAAGAATGCTGTAGACTTTCCGcagaaaagctaaaagaaagaaaataaaaacataatcaaCTTTCACTTACACTAAGAAAGTTCAACAGTAAATCGGATACAAAGTTTCTGTTTGATATGGAACTAttagaaattctttattcagtgaaaaaacacagaagaaaatagtaataagctgtttttccttaaaacaccAATACAGTATTACAGCAGGATTACGCTTTTTCTTGCACATAGTTATATAGACAGCAACAATGAtgacaagaagaaataatagtaaaaaaacatttaggaaGGATTTATTTCAGACTGCTTTTATAACTACATCCAATCTCtattttcactgtgaaaataCTAAAAGTATTCATCACGTTCCTGGTATCTAatgaatgtaaatgaaaaatgataagCTTGGAGGTTGTGTGGAGACAGAAAGAGctgtaagtatttttaaacagcgAAACCTTTACAGTAATATCGATTTAATTGACCTTTTGTCATGTTAGACATAATTTATCATCATTTGTGACTTCTGCTGTACTGGATGGATACCTACAGATATAAGCTACTACAAGAAATTTCTAAATTAAGCTAACAGGCTTCCTAATTCATGAATAAGAGAGTGGTTCACGACACTATGATATGGGACATAACACGTATGTCCCACTCTAAATGGAAGGAGACCAAGTCTATTAAGTAAAATGCTCTGCAACTAAGAATAGGCTTACAGCGAGAATCAGTCAAGCCTTAATAACACAGATTAAACAAATTTCAGAGCACATGCTAAGAGACACTAAATTaagctcagcagtgctgctgcagcaggcaaaattaaatatatttgtaagcTATGAGGGACCAGACCCTACTTTGCTGTAGCACACTGAACATACACAGAGGTAGCCTGCTAGCTGGCCTGTCCTTCTCCCCACATTACTAAACACGTCAGCAGTTTTGCTAAGGGCAAGGCCACTTTCATATTGGCTAGGGCATCTTTTAATTTCCAATCAagataaaattgtattttaatagaGAGAGATCTCACGCTTATCAGAAATGTCTACTAAAAAATTTGCTGCGTACACTGTTTTTATTCTAAGGTGTATACCATAACACTCTACCTACTTCAGCAAGTAGGTAGCGATGAGAACATTTAATATAGGAGTACTCAATGTATTTAAGACCTGAATGCGAACagcaaagcagcatttcaaGGCCACAGCTATGGCCTGGCAGCACCCAGACGCTGAAGCTGCGGAGACAACACCTGAAAACACCCCCTAGAAGAAATTAACCCCCCTTAATTTCCGGGTTAAGCTACTGTATTTAATTACAGGCTCCGGTTTTAACACGCACACTTTTTACCAGTCTGATTTGGGCTTCAAAACGCATCGCTGTAGGGTTTAACCCCCCTGGTAAGCAGATCTACAcccacccccccacaccccacagAAACGCCAAAATGAGCCCCCGGGGAACCAGGGGccgggctgggcagggcagggggggccCTTCCTCGCCCCCAGCCCCTACCCATGCGGATGTGGACGCTGGCCGAGGCCACATTGCTGCCGTAGTTGAAGTCATCCTCGATGGAGCTCCGCGGGTAGCGCTgctccgccgccgccatggccgCCGCCCTCCTCCCCTCACGCAGCAACGGCCGCCACCGCCCCGCTGCCGAGCCCCGAGCGCCTCGATGGCGCCGAGCGCCGAGCGCCTCGATGGCGGCGCCCGGTccctcccgcccgccgcccccaaatggcggccccggggctgtggCGAGGCAGGGAGCCCCCTCAGGGCGAAGTGGGGAGCCCCCGAGTTTGGGTTTCTACGCGGGGGGTCTGCGGGATCACAGGAGGGTTGGGTTTGCTGTGAGAAGCCCTTCGTTGTGCCGTCCTTTTGCCCGCCCAGGTCTGCCCCGCTGGAGATTGACGATGGCTTGAGGAAATGTTATGTTTGTGCCTGTGTGAAACTCAATTTCCTGTTGCTATTTTTAAGTCTGACAGGTCGTAAGGGGAAGCtccagagactgaaaaaaaaatcatcccttTTACTGATCTTCACCTCTGATTCATCTCCATCTGCTATGTGGAAACCGTTCACCAAGTCCATGCCTACGAATATGTATCAGCATTCAgcaataaatgataaaaaaggcttttggtGTGCATGTTCACTATCACTGTACAACCCCCCAAAGCCATGTTTGACTTAGaatcatatcatagaatcattagggttggaaaagaccttcaagatatctggtccaaccatcaccctactaccaacgtcacccactgaaccatgtccgTAAGcgccaggtccaacctttccttgtataaatatttcatgcaaAGTAGAATTTGATTCTGGCTTTCTCCTAATTATACATCTTATCCTTCAAAGTGAATGCAGATCaattaaacacagcacaaaGATGCTCAATGTTTCTCAGATATATTTTGTACCATTAGCCTTTATATGAGTGGAATTGCCCCCAACAAAGTTTCCCAAGATGGTAATTCCCATTTAGGGATTCACAAAAAATAGGGG carries:
- the LLPH gene encoding protein LLP homolog; protein product: MAKSLRSKWRRKMRAEKRKKNAPKELERLKSLLRADADAVMEEVKEVAAVLPPAELRQQQDDCKMDIGNKRNKKTFLDEHGQYPVWMHSRQKKKLRAQRLKEKKKSKLAKGRAR
- the TMBIM4 gene encoding protein lifeguard 4; amino-acid sequence: MAAAEQRYPRSSIEDDFNYGSNVASASVHIRMAFLRKVYSILSIQVLLTTVTSAIFLYSTGVQAFVHERPALLLISVFGSLAIILALTLYRHQHPVNLYLLFGFTLLEALTVAITVSFYDVSIVLQAFILTTAVFLGLTAYTLQSKRDFSKFGAGLFACLWILIFSGFLRLFFYSETIELVFAAAGALLFCGFIIYDTHLLMHKLSPEEYILAAINLYLDIINLFLHLLRLLEAFNKK